In one Kitasatospora cineracea genomic region, the following are encoded:
- a CDS encoding DMT family transporter, whose translation MDVLAVVCAVLGAASNAAGTAFQRKAASRVARGGGLRFLAVLARDPAWLAGILGVTGAALFQALALVFGPLALVQPVFVLELPFALLIAAPLLHRRIPAAGWAGVAAVVGGLALFLACAAPTGADDQAPMSRWAPVLAGCLGAMALCVAAARGRGPVFRAGALGTAAAIGNALTAALLKSATGTFSDHGPAAFLTTWQTYGFALTGIAAVLLLENALQAGPLVASQPALTIGDAAVSLLLGIVLFDETIRTGPLLIPELLAVALVATGVVTLVRAVPNIRETPH comes from the coding sequence GTGGACGTGCTCGCGGTGGTGTGCGCGGTGCTCGGAGCTGCCTCCAACGCGGCCGGGACCGCCTTTCAACGGAAAGCCGCCTCGCGGGTGGCGCGGGGCGGGGGACTGCGGTTCCTGGCCGTACTGGCCCGGGACCCGGCCTGGCTGGCGGGCATCCTGGGCGTGACGGGCGCCGCGCTGTTCCAGGCCCTGGCCCTCGTGTTCGGGCCGCTCGCCCTGGTGCAGCCCGTGTTCGTGCTGGAACTGCCGTTCGCCCTGCTGATCGCCGCACCCCTGCTGCACCGCCGGATCCCCGCCGCCGGCTGGGCGGGCGTCGCGGCGGTGGTCGGCGGCCTCGCCCTGTTCCTCGCCTGCGCCGCCCCCACCGGGGCCGACGACCAGGCCCCGATGAGCCGCTGGGCCCCCGTCCTGGCCGGCTGCCTCGGCGCGATGGCGCTGTGCGTCGCCGCCGCCCGCGGCCGCGGACCGGTGTTCCGCGCCGGGGCCCTGGGCACCGCCGCCGCGATCGGCAACGCCCTGACCGCCGCCCTGCTCAAGTCCGCCACCGGCACCTTCTCCGACCACGGCCCGGCCGCCTTCCTCACCACCTGGCAGACCTACGGCTTCGCCCTCACCGGAATCGCCGCCGTCCTCCTGCTCGAGAACGCCCTCCAGGCCGGCCCGCTGGTCGCCTCCCAACCCGCCCTGACCATCGGCGACGCCGCCGTCAGCCTGCTGCTCGGCATCGTCCTGTTCGACGAGACGATCCGCACCGGCCCCCTGCTCATCCCCGAACTCCTCGCCGTCGCCCTGGTCGCCACCGGCGTGGTCACCCTGGTCCGCGCCGTCCCGAACATCCGAGAGACCCCGCACTGA
- a CDS encoding endonuclease/exonuclease/phosphatase family protein, translated as MTENGPAGRGRRWRGAGLAGCAVLLAGPAVLTVVRLLGWDDGTWWALPMAGLPYAAVLCVVVLAVAVGLRGRWVGGVAAALVALQLWWLVPRFLPDGGAPPAGAPRLRVATSNNFMGQVSPKALVDLVREQRIDVLAVEEQSDSAAAALDAAGIRELLPHRERPEGTDSALYTRLPVGSAADPAWPTANLTVDVGGHPVQLVAVHTYYPLGDARRWADDLHRLRAAAPGRTRDAVLLGDFNATLDHAPMRDLLDTGLADTHEELGAGLFPTWPEHHPDFRGVPPVIQIDHVLHGSALAAVAVSEHALARSDHRAVVAELAVVG; from the coding sequence GTGACGGAGAACGGGCCCGCGGGCCGGGGGCGCCGGTGGCGGGGGGCCGGGTTGGCCGGGTGCGCGGTGCTGCTGGCGGGGCCGGCGGTGCTGACGGTGGTGCGGCTGCTCGGGTGGGACGACGGGACGTGGTGGGCGCTGCCGATGGCCGGGCTGCCGTACGCGGCGGTGCTGTGCGTGGTGGTGCTGGCGGTGGCGGTCGGGCTGCGCGGGCGCTGGGTGGGCGGGGTCGCGGCGGCGCTGGTGGCGCTGCAGTTGTGGTGGCTGGTGCCCCGGTTCCTCCCGGACGGGGGAGCGCCGCCGGCCGGAGCACCCCGGCTGCGGGTGGCGACCAGCAACAACTTCATGGGCCAGGTCTCGCCGAAGGCCCTGGTGGACCTGGTGCGCGAGCAGCGGATCGACGTGCTCGCCGTCGAGGAGCAGAGCGACTCCGCGGCCGCGGCACTGGACGCGGCCGGCATCCGCGAGCTGCTCCCGCACCGCGAACGCCCCGAAGGCACCGACAGCGCGCTCTACACCCGGCTGCCGGTCGGCTCCGCCGCCGACCCGGCCTGGCCCACCGCCAACCTGACCGTCGACGTCGGCGGGCACCCGGTGCAGCTGGTCGCCGTGCACACCTACTACCCGCTCGGCGACGCCCGCCGCTGGGCCGACGACCTGCACCGGCTGCGCGCCGCCGCACCCGGGCGGACCCGGGACGCCGTCCTGCTGGGCGACTTCAACGCGACGCTCGACCACGCCCCGATGCGCGACCTGCTCGACACCGGCCTGGCCGACACCCACGAGGAACTCGGCGCGGGCCTGTTCCCGACCTGGCCCGAACACCACCCGGACTTCCGGGGCGTCCCGCCGGTCATCCAGATCGACCACGTGCTGCACGGCTCCGCGCTGGCCGCCGTCGCGGTCTCCGAACACGCCCTGGCCCGCAGCGACCACCGCGCCGTGGTCGCCGAACTCGCCGTCGTCGGGTGA
- a CDS encoding DedA family protein, whose protein sequence is MKSVTDWLGGLSGPVVYAVVAALVFAEDALFFGFVLPGETAAVLGGVLAHQGSVSLGWMLVTVVAAAVLGDSVGYEVGRRVGPRVLETRSLRRHADRIGRARELIRRRGPAAVLLGRFVAFFRALMPALAGVSRMPYRRFLLFNAVGGLLWGVGFVLLGYFAGAAYTRVEGTVGRTAALVVAGLAVVAVLVHYVRSHRREHAREHRHGQEHAQEHGDG, encoded by the coding sequence ATGAAGTCGGTGACCGACTGGCTGGGCGGCCTGTCCGGGCCGGTGGTGTACGCGGTGGTGGCGGCGCTGGTGTTCGCCGAGGACGCGCTGTTCTTCGGTTTCGTGCTGCCCGGCGAGACCGCGGCGGTGCTCGGCGGCGTGCTGGCCCACCAGGGCAGCGTCTCGCTGGGCTGGATGCTGGTGACGGTGGTGGCCGCGGCGGTGCTCGGCGACTCGGTCGGCTACGAGGTGGGACGGCGGGTGGGCCCGCGGGTGCTGGAGACCAGGTCGCTGCGCCGCCACGCGGACCGGATCGGCCGGGCCCGGGAGCTGATCCGCCGCCGGGGCCCGGCGGCCGTGCTGCTGGGCCGGTTCGTGGCCTTCTTCCGCGCCCTGATGCCCGCCCTGGCGGGGGTGTCCCGGATGCCCTACCGCCGGTTCCTGCTCTTCAACGCCGTCGGCGGCCTGCTGTGGGGCGTCGGCTTTGTTCTGCTCGGCTACTTCGCGGGCGCGGCCTACACCCGGGTGGAGGGCACCGTCGGCCGCACCGCCGCCCTGGTCGTGGCGGGCCTCGCCGTGGTGGCGGTCCTGGTGCACTACGTCCGCAGCCACCGCCGGGAGCACGCCCGGGAGCACCGGCACGGGCAGGAGCACGCCCAGGAGCACGGGGACGGCTGA
- a CDS encoding vWA domain-containing protein encodes MTETPLAKGANLPIDAAAVRAALSWRAGPGVPAVGTAALLLGPDDGPRLVRTHAPGVLVRPDGVDVDLAALAPAVQRVLLLAVTDGAGLGAVPGLSLLLGDARTGAGLARFDPEPGAERALVCGELYRRDGRWKFRAVGQGWTDGLAGLAVAHGFALPEPETPPVQAPVQVQVQVQAPMPSPLPGPELTAGQGEEEERALPVDMRKRLSLRKQQVAVSLRKHGAQGLVARVVLVLDASGSMAGLYHRGVVADVVERMAAVAAQLDEDRTMQAWTFATWPARLPDLRLSELPEWLGRHVRVGEISLFGRRKVRPPLPDGRVDMKAVGVNNDEQKVIAEVRAHVRENPTAEPTLVLFFSDGGVYRNSEIEQQLRAAVEEPVFWQFVGLGHGDYGVLERFDTLPGRRVDNVGFFAVDDISTLPDPELYDRLLSEFPQWVAAARRAGILR; translated from the coding sequence GTGACCGAGACTCCGCTCGCCAAGGGCGCCAACCTGCCGATCGACGCCGCCGCCGTCCGGGCCGCACTCTCCTGGCGGGCCGGGCCGGGCGTCCCGGCGGTGGGGACCGCCGCGCTGCTGCTCGGCCCGGACGACGGGCCCCGGCTGGTCCGCACGCACGCCCCCGGCGTCCTGGTGCGGCCGGACGGGGTCGACGTCGACCTGGCCGCGCTGGCCCCCGCCGTCCAGCGGGTGCTGCTGCTGGCCGTCACCGACGGGGCCGGCCTCGGCGCCGTCCCCGGCCTGTCGCTGCTGCTCGGCGACGCCCGCACCGGGGCCGGCCTGGCCCGCTTCGACCCCGAGCCGGGCGCGGAGCGCGCCCTGGTCTGCGGCGAGCTGTACCGGCGCGACGGCCGCTGGAAGTTCCGCGCCGTCGGCCAGGGCTGGACGGACGGCCTGGCGGGCCTCGCGGTCGCGCACGGGTTCGCCCTTCCCGAACCCGAGACGCCTCCGGTGCAGGCGCCGGTGCAGGTGCAGGTGCAGGTGCAGGCGCCGATGCCGTCGCCCCTGCCCGGGCCGGAGTTGACGGCCGGTCAGGGGGAGGAGGAGGAACGCGCGCTGCCCGTCGACATGCGCAAGCGGCTGAGCCTGCGCAAGCAGCAGGTCGCGGTCAGCCTGCGCAAGCACGGCGCGCAGGGCCTCGTCGCGCGGGTGGTGCTGGTGCTGGACGCCTCCGGTTCGATGGCCGGGCTCTACCACCGGGGCGTGGTGGCGGACGTGGTGGAGCGGATGGCCGCCGTCGCCGCGCAGCTGGACGAGGACCGGACCATGCAGGCGTGGACCTTCGCGACCTGGCCGGCCCGGCTGCCCGACCTGCGGCTGTCCGAGCTGCCGGAGTGGCTGGGCCGGCACGTCCGGGTCGGCGAGATCTCGCTGTTCGGCCGCCGCAAGGTCCGCCCGCCGCTGCCCGACGGGCGGGTCGACATGAAGGCGGTCGGCGTCAACAACGACGAGCAGAAGGTCATCGCGGAGGTCCGCGCCCACGTGCGGGAGAACCCGACGGCGGAGCCGACCCTGGTGCTGTTCTTCTCCGACGGCGGGGTCTACCGCAACAGCGAGATCGAGCAGCAACTGCGCGCGGCCGTCGAGGAGCCGGTGTTCTGGCAGTTCGTCGGGCTGGGCCACGGCGACTACGGGGTCCTGGAACGGTTCGACACGCTGCCCGGCCGCCGGGTCGACAACGTCGGGTTCTTCGCGGTCGACGACATCAGCACCCTCCCGGACCCGGAGCTCTACGACCGGCTGCTGTCCGAGTTCCCGCAGTGGGTGGCGGCGGCCCGCCGGGCGGGCATCCTGCGCTGA